A genome region from Deinococcus seoulensis includes the following:
- a CDS encoding MarR family winged helix-turn-helix transcriptional regulator, giving the protein MPNRYAGSPEDRAALDAYVKLWRASHAVEVASNRHLAAHNLTISQFGVIEALYHLGPLSQRELAEKILRSSGNLTMVIDNLERDGLVRRDRDEVDRRIMRVSLTPDGEALIGRVLPAHVAGIREVFSVLTGEERDQLTSLSKKLGLALREREQAEPVGAGRRRNARGSA; this is encoded by the coding sequence ATGCCTAACCGTTACGCTGGCTCACCCGAGGACCGAGCGGCGTTGGACGCCTACGTGAAACTGTGGCGCGCGTCTCACGCCGTGGAGGTCGCCTCGAACCGGCACCTGGCCGCGCACAACCTGACCATCAGCCAGTTCGGTGTGATCGAGGCGCTGTACCACCTGGGGCCGCTGAGCCAGCGGGAACTGGCCGAGAAGATCCTGCGGTCCAGCGGGAACCTGACCATGGTGATCGACAACCTGGAACGCGACGGACTGGTGCGCCGCGACCGGGACGAGGTGGACCGCCGGATCATGCGGGTCTCCCTGACCCCGGACGGCGAGGCGCTGATCGGGCGGGTCCTGCCGGCCCACGTGGCGGGCATCCGCGAGGTGTTCTCGGTCCTGACGGGCGAGGAACGCGATCAACTGACCAGCCTGTCGAAGAAGCTGGGACTGGCGCTGAGGGAGCGTGAGCAGGCTGAGCCGGTCGGGGCAGGCAGGCGCCGCAACGCACGCGGCAGCGCCTGA
- a CDS encoding aminopeptidase, whose translation MTSDTVGTGAGTGLERARAAYEAVRAQGLKLNMQRGQPADADFDLSNALLGALGENDTHMDGLDLRNYPGGVAGLPSARALFGAYLDLKPENMIVWNNASLELQGYVLTFALLHGLRGGKPWAGQSPKMIVTTPGYDRHFLLLETLGFELLTVDMQPDGPDVDAIERLAAADPSVKGVLFVPTYSNPGGETISAEKARRLTSLKAAAPDFTVFADDAYRVHHLSPDPAAQDKPVNLVTLSRDGGFPDRAFVFASTSKVTFAGAGLGFLGSSEDNVKWLSKYLNAQSIGPNKVEQARHVKFLRDYPGGLEGLMAAHAALIEPKFRAVNEVLSEELGTDGTFATWKNPRGGYFISLDTAEPVADRVVALADAAGVSLTPAGATYPGGKDPHNSNIRLAPTRPPVEEVYVAMRAVAACIRLATEEYRARS comes from the coding sequence ATGACGAGCGACACGGTGGGAACAGGAGCGGGAACGGGACTGGAACGGGCGCGCGCGGCCTACGAGGCGGTGCGGGCGCAGGGCCTGAAACTGAACATGCAGCGCGGGCAGCCCGCCGACGCGGACTTCGACCTGAGCAACGCCCTGCTGGGCGCGCTGGGCGAGAACGACACGCACATGGACGGCCTGGACCTGCGCAACTACCCCGGCGGCGTGGCGGGCCTGCCGTCCGCGCGGGCGCTGTTCGGCGCGTACCTGGACCTGAAACCCGAGAACATGATCGTGTGGAACAACGCCAGCCTGGAACTGCAGGGCTACGTGCTGACGTTCGCGCTGCTGCACGGCCTGCGCGGCGGGAAGCCCTGGGCGGGTCAGTCGCCGAAGATGATCGTCACGACGCCCGGCTACGACCGACACTTCCTGCTGCTGGAAACGCTGGGCTTCGAGCTGCTGACCGTGGACATGCAGCCCGACGGGCCGGACGTGGACGCCATCGAACGGCTCGCGGCGGCCGACCCGTCCGTGAAGGGCGTGCTGTTCGTGCCGACGTACTCGAACCCCGGCGGCGAGACCATCAGCGCCGAGAAGGCCCGCCGCCTGACCTCGCTGAAGGCGGCCGCGCCGGACTTCACGGTCTTCGCGGACGACGCGTACCGCGTGCATCACCTGTCGCCGGACCCGGCGGCGCAGGACAAGCCGGTGAACCTCGTGACGCTCTCCCGTGACGGGGGCTTCCCGGACCGGGCGTTCGTGTTCGCCAGCACCAGCAAGGTCACGTTCGCCGGGGCGGGCCTGGGCTTCCTGGGCAGCAGCGAGGACAACGTGAAGTGGCTCTCGAAGTACCTGAACGCGCAGAGCATCGGCCCGAACAAGGTCGAGCAGGCGCGGCACGTGAAGTTCCTGCGTGATTACCCGGGCGGGCTGGAGGGCCTGATGGCGGCGCACGCGGCGCTGATCGAACCGAAGTTCCGCGCGGTGAACGAGGTCCTGAGCGAGGAACTCGGCACGGACGGCACGTTCGCCACCTGGAAGAATCCGCGCGGCGGGTACTTCATCAGCCTCGATACGGCCGAGCCGGTCGCGGACCGCGTGGTCGCCCTGGCCGACGCGGCGGGCGTGAGCCTGACCCCGGCGGGCGCCACGTACCCCGGCGGGAAGGACCCGCACAACAGCAACATCCGCCTCGCGCCGACCCGCCCGCCGGTCGAGGAAGTCTACGTGGCGATGCGCGCCGTGGCCGCCTGCATCCGCCTGGCGACCGAGGAGTACCGCGCGCGCAGCTGA